Proteins encoded within one genomic window of Mycolicibacterium aubagnense:
- a CDS encoding DUF2339 domain-containing protein translates to MTEPQRAMVARLSQDVAAISHHLAWVSACLTELDRSLVPPQPTPQPAAYVAPQQYLQPSQTAPGAAPQLPPMAAPQPQQTQPPRPERSDGWIGKALAAAGVAVTLIGVVLLLVLAAQAGLLRPEFRVGAGAILAAGLVVGATRLKTRPGGTVGAVALAATGIAAAYIDVVAATTIYEWLSAPVGLVLAAVIGGGGLTLARRWDSQQLALLVLVPLAVLAPVVADGVSLLLIGFMLALSAASLPVQLGKDWVWMYVARTGVCTLPLLVALASASFGTNRNPALAGACVAAAVLAVAGALILLSTTTNRSLLAVATAGGALPVLFVSAVVRPTIAGAIIAAVAALFLAIAQLGSRLPGVVGAVQQIWSAVSALCALFAVMVAFDGRTGGAVLLAMSVVVAVAGRRDAIARWVAAGFGAVGGAIYLGYSPPELLFRAVELSTGSAVSTMISSVLVVASVVAVVWSWTGRRDDDEIRLMWAGAVAVTAYASTMLTVTAGVLIGGVNGGFLAGHMVATIGWIAVAAALFGYAARRPKAQRSLPIGGGLALVAAAMAKLFLFDLGTLSGMFRVAVFIVVGLVLLAMGTGYARLLARQDQPNS, encoded by the coding sequence ATGACCGAACCGCAGCGGGCGATGGTGGCCCGGCTCTCGCAGGATGTCGCGGCGATATCCCACCACTTGGCCTGGGTGTCGGCCTGCCTCACTGAACTCGATCGGTCGTTGGTGCCACCGCAGCCGACGCCGCAGCCGGCCGCATACGTTGCCCCGCAGCAGTATCTGCAGCCGTCTCAGACTGCCCCGGGCGCGGCACCGCAGCTTCCGCCGATGGCAGCGCCGCAACCGCAACAGACACAGCCACCGCGGCCGGAGCGCTCGGACGGCTGGATCGGCAAGGCGCTGGCCGCAGCCGGTGTCGCGGTGACGCTCATCGGCGTCGTTTTGTTGTTGGTGCTGGCCGCACAGGCCGGTCTGTTGCGCCCGGAATTCCGCGTCGGCGCGGGGGCGATCCTGGCGGCGGGTCTCGTGGTCGGGGCGACGCGCCTGAAGACCCGGCCCGGGGGCACGGTGGGAGCGGTTGCCCTGGCCGCCACCGGTATCGCCGCGGCGTACATCGACGTCGTCGCGGCCACCACGATCTATGAATGGCTCTCTGCGCCAGTCGGTTTGGTGCTGGCTGCGGTGATCGGTGGCGGCGGCCTGACGCTGGCCCGGCGCTGGGACTCCCAACAACTCGCGCTGTTGGTGCTGGTGCCGTTGGCCGTGCTGGCCCCGGTGGTGGCCGACGGCGTCTCGCTGTTGCTCATCGGGTTCATGCTGGCGCTGTCTGCGGCGTCGCTGCCGGTGCAACTGGGCAAGGACTGGGTCTGGATGTACGTGGCGCGGACCGGGGTTTGCACACTTCCGCTGCTCGTGGCGCTGGCGTCGGCATCTTTCGGAACCAACCGGAATCCGGCGCTCGCGGGCGCCTGCGTGGCGGCAGCCGTCCTGGCCGTCGCCGGCGCGCTGATCCTGTTGTCCACGACAACCAACCGTTCGCTGCTCGCCGTGGCGACCGCGGGCGGTGCGCTGCCGGTGTTGTTCGTGTCAGCGGTGGTCCGGCCGACGATCGCTGGGGCGATCATCGCCGCGGTGGCGGCGCTGTTCCTCGCAATCGCGCAGCTCGGCAGCCGGCTGCCGGGGGTTGTCGGTGCGGTGCAACAGATCTGGTCAGCTGTGTCGGCCTTGTGCGCGCTGTTCGCGGTAATGGTGGCCTTCGACGGCAGAACCGGAGGCGCGGTGCTGCTCGCCATGTCCGTCGTGGTGGCGGTCGCCGGCCGCCGCGATGCGATCGCCCGCTGGGTGGCTGCCGGCTTCGGGGCCGTCGGCGGTGCGATCTACCTCGGCTACTCGCCGCCGGAACTGCTGTTCCGCGCGGTGGAACTGAGTACGGGTAGCGCAGTCTCCACCATGATCTCCAGCGTCCTGGTGGTGGCCAGTGTGGTGGCCGTCGTCTGGTCCTGGACCGGCAGACGTGACGATGACGAAATTCGGCTGATGTGGGCGGGCGCGGTCGCCGTCACCGCCTATGCGTCCACGATGCTGACCGTCACCGCAGGGGTGCTGATCGGCGGCGTGAACGGCGGATTCCTCGCGGGCCACATGGTCGCGACGATCGGCTGGATCGCCGTGGCGGCCGCGTTGTTCGGGTACGCGGCGCGCCGGCCGAAGGCGCAGCGGTCGCTGCCCATCGGCGGTGGCCTGGCACTGGTGGCCGCGGCGATGGCCAAGCTGTTCCTGTTCGATCTCGGGACTCTGAGCGGCATGTTCCGGGTGGCGGTTTTCATCGTCGTTGGCCTGGTGCTGTTGGCCATGGGGACCGGCTATGCCCGGTTACTGGCCCGGCAGGATCAACCGAATTCGTAG
- a CDS encoding lipid-transfer protein, producing the protein MSGKAAIAGIGATDFSKNSGRSEIRLAAEAVTDALNDAGLSPTDVDGLVTFTMDSNLETAVARSTGIGELKFFSQIGYGGGAAAATVQQAVLAVATGIAECVVAYRAFNERSEHRFGQVMTGLTVNADSRGVEYSWSYPHGLSTPAASVAMVAQRYMHEYGATSADFGVVSVADRKHAATNPKAHFYGKPITIEDHQNSRFIADPLRLLDCCQETDGGVAIVVTTPERAKDLKQRAVIVEAAAQGAGVDQFTMYSYYRDELGLPEMGLVGRQLWGQSGLTPDDIQTAILYDHFTPYTLLQLEELGFCGKGEAKDFIANGAIELGGKLPINTHGGQLGEAYIHGMNGIAEGVRQLRGTSVNQVPGVEHVLVTAGTGVPTSGLILG; encoded by the coding sequence ATCTCCGGCAAGGCGGCCATCGCCGGTATCGGCGCCACCGACTTCTCCAAGAACTCCGGCCGCAGCGAAATCCGGTTGGCGGCCGAGGCTGTCACCGATGCGCTGAACGACGCGGGCCTGTCGCCCACGGACGTCGACGGTCTGGTGACCTTCACCATGGACTCCAACCTGGAGACCGCGGTGGCCCGCTCCACCGGCATCGGCGAACTGAAGTTCTTCAGCCAGATCGGCTACGGCGGCGGCGCCGCGGCCGCGACCGTTCAGCAGGCCGTGCTGGCGGTGGCGACCGGCATCGCGGAATGCGTTGTGGCGTACCGGGCATTCAACGAGCGCTCCGAGCACCGCTTCGGTCAGGTGATGACGGGCCTGACCGTCAACGCCGACTCCCGCGGCGTCGAGTACAGCTGGTCGTACCCGCACGGGCTGAGCACACCCGCGGCGTCGGTCGCCATGGTCGCGCAGCGCTATATGCACGAATACGGCGCCACCAGTGCCGATTTCGGTGTGGTTTCGGTCGCTGACCGTAAGCACGCGGCCACCAACCCCAAGGCGCACTTCTACGGCAAGCCGATCACCATCGAGGATCACCAGAATTCGCGCTTCATTGCCGATCCGTTGCGGCTGCTGGACTGCTGCCAGGAGACCGACGGTGGCGTTGCGATCGTCGTCACCACCCCGGAACGGGCCAAGGATCTCAAGCAGCGTGCGGTGATCGTGGAGGCGGCCGCGCAGGGCGCAGGTGTTGACCAGTTCACGATGTACTCGTACTACCGCGACGAACTCGGCCTGCCCGAGATGGGGCTGGTCGGCCGGCAGTTGTGGGGCCAGAGTGGCCTGACGCCGGACGACATCCAGACCGCGATCCTGTACGACCACTTCACCCCGTACACCCTGCTGCAGCTCGAAGAGCTCGGCTTCTGCGGCAAGGGCGAGGCGAAGGACTTCATCGCGAACGGTGCGATCGAGCTGGGCGGCAAGCTGCCGATCAATACCCACGGCGGCCAGCTCGGTGAGGCGTACATCCACGGCATGAACGGCATCGCCGAGGGCGTTCGCCAGCTGCGCGGAACGTCCGTCAACCAGGTGCCGGGCGTGGAGCACGTGCTCGTCACCGCCGGCACCGGCGTCCCGACGTCGGGTCTGATCCTGGGCTGA